A genomic region of Gemmata massiliana contains the following coding sequences:
- a CDS encoding GAF domain-containing hybrid sensor histidine kinase/response regulator yields MNHTAKPPPQEGPARPVEPVHFTADLVPHLVWVARPTGGLEYLNQRFREFVGRAIESLHDWGWREIVHPDDLPEVLKQWGRSLAIGSELHAKVRLRRHDGVYRWHGVRAQSALTPDGAVAQWFGTCTDIHEHTRAEEERRHREDRLSAQQAALLALGRDVLRSGDPADAVRQMTEATARALGVSRVGVWRHTPSRRAIHCFDLYEAHADRHTAGAALSADDYPKYFRALEESDVIAADDAPADPRTHEFASNYLLPLGIGAMLDVPLRPFGRLEGVLCCEHLGSPRTWDRDEQVFAMAVGNLIALAQERWERERAEDEVRAAHATYETAIKATGHVLYDWDVERGRIEWGGSFERTLGYRGEEMPAELSAWVGLVHPDDRAALDREIRRVTETGTPFQLEYRVRHRDGTYIVMDDTGHFVPAPNGRAKRMVGFVSDITNRKRLEEQVQQSRKMEAVGRLAGGVAHDFNNLLTVINGYTELAIGALPEGAPVRAMVDEVRRAGDRAADLTRQLLAFGRQQVLQPKIFDLNEVVGDLAGMFRRVIGEDIQLGVQTGAGPLRVKADPGQVEQVLMNLVVNARDAMPTGGNLTIETSAVVLSAKLAQDGSEVIPGRYVVLAVSDTGCGIPDDVRAHVFEPFFTTKEIGKGTGLGLATVYGIVKQSEGHIELETTVGHGTTFRVYLPGVPQAPDTSKPEADSDELPSGTETVLVVEDEPGVRAVAQMILQYLGYTVLVAANSTEAVEVARSRPPIDLLLTDVVMPKVGGRAVAEQLQRDVPNLKVVYMSGYTDDAVVRHGVEQERADFLQKPFTTATLAHKVRSVLDRSA; encoded by the coding sequence ATGAACCACACCGCGAAGCCACCGCCCCAAGAGGGGCCGGCGCGCCCGGTCGAACCGGTCCACTTCACCGCGGACCTCGTCCCTCACCTGGTCTGGGTCGCCCGCCCGACCGGGGGGCTGGAGTACCTGAACCAACGGTTCCGGGAGTTCGTGGGGCGCGCGATCGAAAGTCTGCACGATTGGGGCTGGCGTGAGATTGTTCACCCGGACGATCTCCCCGAAGTGCTCAAGCAATGGGGCCGGTCCCTCGCGATCGGTAGCGAGTTACACGCCAAGGTCCGGCTCCGGCGCCACGACGGGGTGTACCGGTGGCACGGGGTCCGCGCGCAGTCGGCCCTTACCCCGGACGGGGCCGTCGCCCAGTGGTTCGGCACCTGCACCGACATCCACGAACACACGCGGGCTGAGGAGGAGCGCCGGCACCGCGAGGACCGGCTCTCGGCGCAACAAGCCGCGTTACTCGCGCTGGGGCGCGATGTTCTGCGGTCCGGTGACCCGGCCGACGCGGTGCGCCAAATGACCGAAGCCACCGCCCGTGCCCTCGGCGTCAGTCGGGTGGGCGTGTGGCGCCACACCCCGAGCCGCCGGGCGATCCACTGCTTCGATCTCTACGAAGCGCACGCGGACCGGCACACCGCCGGGGCCGCGCTGTCGGCCGACGACTACCCGAAATACTTCCGGGCACTGGAAGAAAGCGACGTCATCGCGGCCGACGACGCACCCGCCGACCCACGAACCCACGAGTTCGCGTCTAACTACCTTCTGCCACTCGGGATTGGTGCAATGCTCGACGTTCCTCTGCGCCCGTTCGGGCGATTAGAGGGCGTATTGTGCTGCGAGCACCTCGGCTCGCCCCGAACGTGGGACCGGGACGAGCAGGTGTTCGCGATGGCCGTCGGGAACCTGATCGCGCTCGCACAGGAGCGCTGGGAACGGGAGCGCGCCGAGGACGAAGTGCGCGCGGCCCACGCCACTTACGAAACGGCCATCAAAGCAACCGGCCACGTACTCTACGACTGGGACGTGGAGCGCGGCCGGATCGAGTGGGGCGGGAGTTTCGAGCGGACCCTGGGGTACCGCGGGGAGGAAATGCCCGCCGAACTGAGCGCGTGGGTCGGGCTGGTTCACCCAGACGACCGGGCCGCGCTCGATCGCGAGATCCGGCGCGTGACCGAAACCGGGACGCCGTTCCAGTTGGAGTACCGGGTGCGCCACCGGGACGGAACGTACATCGTCATGGACGACACCGGGCACTTCGTTCCCGCTCCCAACGGGCGCGCGAAGCGGATGGTCGGGTTCGTGAGCGACATTACGAACCGCAAGCGCCTGGAAGAACAGGTGCAACAGTCGCGGAAAATGGAAGCGGTCGGTCGACTCGCGGGCGGGGTCGCCCACGACTTCAATAACCTGCTCACGGTCATCAACGGGTACACGGAACTGGCGATCGGTGCGCTCCCAGAGGGCGCCCCCGTCCGGGCGATGGTGGACGAGGTGCGCAGAGCCGGGGACCGGGCCGCGGACCTGACCCGGCAGTTGCTCGCGTTCGGGCGCCAGCAGGTGCTCCAGCCCAAAATATTCGACCTGAACGAAGTCGTGGGCGACCTCGCGGGAATGTTCCGGCGCGTGATCGGTGAAGACATTCAACTGGGCGTCCAGACCGGGGCCGGCCCGCTGCGCGTGAAGGCGGACCCGGGGCAGGTCGAGCAAGTGCTCATGAACTTGGTCGTCAACGCCCGCGACGCGATGCCCACGGGCGGGAATCTGACCATCGAAACTAGCGCCGTGGTGCTATCCGCGAAGCTGGCTCAGGACGGGTCCGAGGTTATCCCGGGGCGGTACGTGGTGCTGGCGGTATCGGACACCGGGTGCGGCATACCGGATGACGTGCGCGCGCACGTGTTCGAGCCGTTCTTCACCACGAAAGAAATCGGAAAAGGCACGGGCCTGGGTCTGGCGACCGTGTACGGCATCGTGAAGCAGTCTGAGGGGCACATCGAACTAGAAACCACCGTCGGACACGGAACCACGTTCCGCGTCTATTTGCCGGGAGTGCCCCAAGCCCCAGACACCAGTAAACCGGAAGCCGATTCCGACGAGCTACCCAGCGGCACGGAAACAGTGCTCGTGGTCGAGGACGAACCGGGGGTGCGAGCTGTGGCCCAGATGATTCTCCAATACCTCGGGTACACCGTCTTGGTTGCGGCGAACAGCACGGAGGCGGTTGAGGTCGCACGCAGTAGGCCGCCGATCGATCTGCTACTCACGGACGTGGTAATGCCCAAAGTGGGCGGACGGGCGGTGGCCGAGCAGCTCCAGCGAGACGTTCCGAACCTAAAAGTCGTGTATATGTCGGGGTACACGGACGACGCGGTCGTGCGCCACGGGGTCGAACAGGAGCGGGCCGACTTCCTTCAGAAGCCGTTCACAACCGCGACCCTGGCACACAAGGTTCGCTCCGTTCTGGACCGGAGCGCGTAA
- a CDS encoding response regulator — METSQTVLVVDDTPGSVELVAGLLESAGFRVHTAQSAGAALDAAHATEPDVVVLEPLMEDGWEVTAWLRRRDGRGPALVALTRGPWDVTDSRAAGFGYLVMKADDPQTLLAAVALCASPFDSNDGDGFSS, encoded by the coding sequence ATGGAAACTTCACAGACCGTACTCGTTGTCGACGACACTCCCGGTTCGGTGGAGCTCGTCGCCGGTCTGCTCGAATCCGCTGGGTTCCGGGTTCACACGGCCCAGTCCGCGGGCGCGGCTTTGGACGCGGCCCACGCGACCGAACCGGACGTCGTGGTCCTGGAACCGCTCATGGAAGACGGTTGGGAAGTGACTGCGTGGTTGCGCCGCCGGGACGGGCGCGGCCCGGCTCTGGTTGCCCTTACGCGCGGTCCCTGGGATGTGACAGATAGCCGCGCGGCCGGGTTCGGTTACCTCGTTATGAAGGCGGACGACCCGCAAACCCTGCTCGCCGCCGTCGCACTGTGCGCATCGCCCTTCGATTCCAACGACGGGGACGGGTTCTCGTCCTGA
- a CDS encoding efflux RND transporter periplasmic adaptor subunit — translation MRTTPGTRLPHRTALLAVGGLLTIGAAVLIAHEGHAPLPTRGAQVDAEKGTLLLTADARAGADVDTAPVEQSAIEERVPAYASLVAPWPNQAFATARVPGRVVRVAVTPGQRIAVGDTIAEIESLEIDTLQLDVLAARTDIALAEKQVAELTKSADAGAVAGQMVIDAQTRLARNRNALDLARGKWLGLGLPAARLDELLRRGEVLPGLALPVTAPVSGTVARADLTTGKVVEPAEQLAEVIDLSTVWVRIEVLEKDLRRIAVGQLVELHLAAYPGEVFRTTVRARSQYLDATTNVTTAWAELANPSGSEPRFRPGMSGQAHLVVTDEAPVPSASANRPPSRKHRLTVPATAILREGVERFVLVEEANAVGSSEYRKVPVVVGRAAGGRVEVIAGGVFAGDRVVTRGGHELGPFFAPTVLRPTPEAARNIGLRVEPARVVALDEIRTLDGAVDVPPAHRGFAASQLAGTIHSIKTDRGRSVTAGEVLGEVFSPELLTMQQELLRIHLEVALAVDRLDRLRSAGVGVAATRVWEQESQVKTLKAQADALRRKLLTVGLISTQIDQLLADKRPVGFAPVRAPFAGVVVNFDKVLGQAAAAHESLFEVRDPAARAPIRGFVPERDTDRIKPGQVVRARLIADPNFVGRGVVARSGGTFGAENRTQSIWVDLDTGSAPALLHGQLATLSIVLGQRPLALAVPRSSVATEGTAAFVFVQKTDGTLDRRPVEIGPTDDRFVTITRGLADGEPVAVAGVNELMTAFSSLR, via the coding sequence ATGCGAACCACTCCCGGAACCCGGCTCCCTCACCGCACCGCATTGCTCGCGGTGGGAGGGCTGCTCACGATCGGGGCCGCGGTGCTCATCGCTCACGAGGGGCACGCACCGCTCCCCACGCGCGGCGCCCAAGTGGACGCCGAGAAGGGAACGCTCCTGCTCACCGCGGACGCGCGCGCCGGGGCTGACGTGGATACCGCGCCCGTCGAACAGTCCGCGATCGAGGAGCGCGTGCCCGCCTACGCTTCGCTTGTCGCGCCGTGGCCGAACCAGGCGTTCGCCACGGCCCGGGTGCCCGGGCGCGTCGTTCGCGTGGCCGTCACCCCTGGGCAACGGATCGCAGTCGGGGACACGATCGCCGAAATCGAGAGCCTGGAAATCGACACGCTCCAGCTCGACGTCCTCGCGGCCCGCACCGATATCGCGCTGGCCGAAAAGCAGGTCGCGGAACTCACCAAATCGGCCGACGCGGGAGCGGTCGCGGGGCAAATGGTGATCGACGCTCAGACGCGGCTCGCGCGGAACCGCAACGCCCTCGACCTCGCCCGCGGCAAGTGGCTCGGGCTAGGGCTGCCCGCAGCACGGCTCGATGAGCTGCTGCGCCGCGGAGAGGTGCTGCCCGGCCTCGCGCTCCCCGTAACGGCCCCCGTATCCGGAACTGTGGCCCGCGCCGATCTGACGACGGGCAAAGTGGTGGAACCGGCCGAACAACTGGCCGAAGTCATCGATCTCTCGACGGTCTGGGTCCGGATCGAGGTGCTGGAGAAGGATCTGCGCCGAATCGCGGTGGGTCAACTGGTCGAGTTGCACCTGGCCGCGTATCCGGGTGAGGTATTCCGAACAACGGTTCGAGCCAGGAGTCAGTACCTCGACGCCACAACGAACGTGACCACCGCGTGGGCGGAACTCGCCAACCCGAGCGGGTCCGAACCGCGGTTCCGGCCGGGTATGTCCGGTCAGGCGCACCTCGTCGTAACCGACGAAGCGCCCGTACCTTCTGCGAGCGCGAATCGCCCACCTTCCCGCAAACATCGATTAACGGTCCCCGCCACCGCAATCCTTCGCGAAGGGGTGGAGCGGTTCGTGCTCGTGGAGGAAGCGAACGCTGTCGGCTCATCGGAGTACCGCAAGGTGCCGGTGGTGGTGGGGCGCGCGGCCGGCGGTCGGGTCGAGGTCATCGCGGGCGGGGTCTTCGCGGGCGACCGCGTGGTTACGCGCGGCGGGCACGAACTCGGGCCGTTCTTCGCGCCGACCGTGCTGCGCCCCACCCCAGAAGCCGCGCGCAACATCGGGCTTCGGGTCGAACCGGCGCGGGTCGTTGCGCTCGACGAGATCCGCACTCTGGACGGCGCGGTGGACGTCCCGCCCGCGCACCGCGGGTTCGCCGCGTCCCAGCTCGCGGGCACGATCCATTCGATCAAAACCGATCGCGGACGCTCGGTAACCGCGGGCGAAGTGCTGGGAGAAGTGTTCAGCCCGGAACTCCTGACGATGCAGCAAGAACTGCTCCGGATTCACCTGGAAGTCGCACTCGCGGTCGACCGCCTCGACCGGCTGCGATCCGCGGGCGTAGGGGTCGCGGCCACGCGGGTGTGGGAACAAGAGAGCCAAGTGAAAACCCTGAAGGCCCAAGCGGACGCGCTCCGGCGCAAGCTCCTCACTGTGGGCCTGATCTCGACACAAATCGACCAGCTCCTAGCAGACAAACGGCCGGTCGGATTCGCCCCGGTCCGCGCCCCCTTCGCCGGGGTCGTGGTGAATTTTGACAAAGTGCTGGGGCAGGCCGCGGCCGCGCACGAATCACTGTTTGAGGTGCGCGACCCGGCCGCACGTGCGCCGATTCGAGGGTTCGTGCCCGAACGCGACACGGACCGAATCAAGCCCGGCCAGGTCGTGCGCGCCCGATTAATCGCTGACCCGAATTTCGTGGGGCGCGGGGTCGTGGCCCGGAGCGGCGGAACCTTCGGCGCGGAGAACCGCACGCAATCGATCTGGGTGGACCTTGATACCGGCTCCGCGCCCGCGTTGCTACACGGCCAACTGGCCACGTTGTCGATCGTGCTCGGTCAGCGCCCCCTGGCCCTGGCCGTTCCTCGGTCCTCGGTGGCCACCGAAGGCACAGCGGCGTTCGTATTCGTGCAAAAGACAGATGGAACACTCGACCGGCGCCCCGTTGAGATCGGACCAACCGACGACCGGTTCGTAACAATCACGCGCGGCTTGGCCGATGGCGAACCGGTCGCGGTGGCCGGAGTGAACGAACTGATGACCGCGTTCTCGTCACTCCGGTAG